In Humulus lupulus chromosome 6, drHumLupu1.1, whole genome shotgun sequence, a single genomic region encodes these proteins:
- the LOC133783703 gene encoding uncharacterized protein LOC133783703, producing MARYLRSTVPPTTLAWEQVKPADIEVIRKRLSEKFIYLEDNPVINDAMVRQMQKHLTDWRHTMKKHWVDVGGEVDNERAKSKPFVSITSSDWAILCDFWASDSHQVCRTFYINF from the exons atggctcgttatttgcgtagcaccgtacccccaactacactagcttgggaacaagtaaaaccagctgatatcgaagttattcgaaagagactatct gaaaaattcatttatctagaagacaatccagtaatcaacgatgccatggtaagacaaatgcaaaaacatctgactgattggcgccacacgatgaagaaacactgggtagatgttggaggagaggtggacaatgagagagcgaagtcaaaaccttttgtgtcgatcacttcttctgattgggcaattctgtgtgatttttgggcttctgattctcaccaggtatgtcgtacattttacattaatttttaa